A genomic segment from Candidatus Brocadia sinica JPN1 encodes:
- a CDS encoding DUF5615 family PIN-like protein produces MKLLTDHDIYKIIVDFLRKYGHDVVTAKELDLHTASDEMMLEKAKNTDRLFITRDKDFGMLVFLKKELCSGVICLKITPY; encoded by the coding sequence ATGAAATTGTTAACTGACCACGATATATACAAAATAATCGTAGATTTCTTAAGGAAGTATGGACACGATGTTGTAACTGCTAAAGAACTCGATCTCCATACGGCTTCAGATGAAATGATGTTAGAGAAGGCAAAAAATACGGACAGACTATTTATCACCCGTGACAAAGACTTCGGGATGCTGGTTTTTCTCAAGAAGGAATTATGTTCAGGAGTTATTTGCTTAAAAATTACACCATACTGA
- a CDS encoding DUF433 domain-containing protein — MKDYRNRITVNPKVHFVKPYIIGTRITVDNVLELIQEGIPFNETIQNYYPDLKIEDIKACIQYVLDLIRKEEIYMEVS; from the coding sequence ATGAAAGATTATAGAAATCGTATAACCGTTAATCCTAAAGTACATTTTGTAAAACCATACATAATCGGTACAAGGATAACCGTTGACAACGTGCTTGAACTAATTCAGGAAGGAATTCCCTTTAACGAGACCATACAAAATTACTATCCAGATTTAAAGATAGAAGATATCAAGGCCTGCATTCAATACGTGCTGGATTTGATTAGAAAGGAAGAGATATACATGGAAGTAAGCTGA